A stretch of Schistocerca nitens isolate TAMUIC-IGC-003100 chromosome 6, iqSchNite1.1, whole genome shotgun sequence DNA encodes these proteins:
- the LOC126263426 gene encoding probable cytochrome P450 6a14 translates to MVKDFNYFPDRGIYVDEENDHLSAHLFLLGGTKWKSLRQKLTPTFTSGKMCAMFSIVRDCARILADVTPAGSVVEVRELIARYSTDVIASCAFGIDVDSQHNPEAEFRQWRRRFFKPSLRTYLSQALGFSNPKLRTLLPVAFTPKDFTEYFTRVVDETVKHREETGVIRKDFLQLMTQLKNNGYVDDSFSITGQPKTEQKSKTLTTKEVAAQAWMFLIAGFETSSTTVSFCLYELARHPDIQKKVQEEIDDVLKKTNGDVTYEVIMTQMPYLEKVVNGRKTLIFSYKLGKTPKETYATLCNFSMNGIRFAPGYSVEQAMEDLFRSSSDSEGSDAEDDGTETQVDQSEEICLHELEENDILAENDDSGEDESAVLAVYY, encoded by the exons ATGGTGAAGGATTTCAACTACTTTCCCGACAGGGGGATCTATGTAGACGAGGAGAACGATCACCTGTCGGCTCACCTCTTCTTACTTGGAGGCACCAAGTGGAAGTCTCTGCGCCAGAAGCTGACGCCCACGTTCACATCGGGAAAAATGTGCGCCATGTTCAGCATAGTGCGCGACTGCGCGCGCATTCTGGCTGACGTCACTCCTGCGGGCAGTGTCGTCGAAGTCCGCGAGCTGATTGCCCGCTACTCCACTGACGTCATCGCTTCCTGCGCCTTCGGCATCGACGTCGACAGCCAGCACAACCCTGAGGCGGAGTttcgccagtggaggcggcgcttCTTCAAGCCGTCGCTGCGCACTTATCTTAGTCAGGCTCTGGGGTTCTCTAATCCGAAACTGCGCACCCTGCTGCCGGTAGCCTTCACGCCAAAGGACTTCACAGAGTACTTCACACGTGTCGTCGACGAGACAGTCAAACACCGAGAGGAGACAGGCGTCATTAGGAAGGACTTCCTGCAGCTGATGACTCAGCTGAAGAACAATGGATACGTCGATGACAGCTTCTCAATCACTGGCCAGCCGAAAACTGAAC AAAAAAGCAAGACTCTGACGACCAAGGAGGTGGCAGCACAGGCGTGGATGTTTCTCATCGCTGGGTTCGAAACTTCCTCTACCACCGTAAGCTTCTGCCTGTATGAGCTTGCTAGACACCCGGATATCCAGAAGAAAGTACAAGAAGAAATCGACGACGTACTGAAAAAGACCAACGGTGATGTGACATATGAAGTCATTATGACCCAGATGCCATACTTGGAAAAGGTGGTGAATG gacgtaaaacactaatcttctcctatAAGCTTGGCAAGACACCGAAAGAAACATATGCAACGCTG tgtaatttcagcatgaatggaatacgttttgctcctggctatagtgtagaacaagctatggaagacttatttcgtagcagtagtgattcagaaggtagtgacgccgaagatgatggaacagagacacaggtagaccaaagtgaagaaatttgtttacatgaattagaagaaaatgatattcttgctgaaaatgatgacagtggagaagatgaaagtgcagtactg gcagtttattactaa